From a region of the Malania oleifera isolate guangnan ecotype guangnan chromosome 12, ASM2987363v1, whole genome shotgun sequence genome:
- the LOC131144220 gene encoding SNF1-related protein kinase regulatory subunit gamma-1-like isoform X2 has protein sequence MAQAQKANESPRTPSCDAYFETVQSRKKVPFSIQESLTGAFARIPVSSFPEVPGGKADSSVADAVKVLSECNIMSAPVKNPDKENSYDWRERYLGIIDYAGIILWVLESAEVAAVALSAGSATAAGVGAGAVGALGALALGATGPAAIAGLTVAAVGAAVAGGAAAEKGVGKDATTAASHLGDDFYKVILQEEPFKSTKVKSILKSFRWAPFLPASTDSSMLSVLLLLSKYRLRNVPVIESGKPFITNFITQSAVIQGLEGCKGRDWFDCIAAYPISDMGLPFMSSNQVISIQSDEMILEAFKRMRDNQIGGLPVIEGPKKKIVGNVSIRDIRHLLLKPDLFSNFRQLTVTDFMNTVASTQETGKVVPPITCKLDSTLGSVIHSLASNSVHRIYVTGDDNEVAGVITLRDVISCFIFEPPNHFDNYFGFAVKEMLNQ, from the exons ATGGCACAAGCACAGAAGGCCAATGAAAGTCCAAGAACTCCCAGCTGTGATGCTTATTTCGAGACCGTTCAATCCAGAAAGAAAGTGCCATTTTCAATACAAGAGAGTTTAACAGGTGCATTTGCAAGGATTCCAGTTTCATCCTTCCCAGAAGTTCCTGGTGGCAAAG CAGACTCATCTGTCGCTGATGCAGTCAAAGTCCTATCCGAATGCAACATCATGTCTGCTCCAGTGAAAAACCCAGATAAAGAAAATAGTTATGATTGGAGGGAAAGGTACCTGGGAATCATAGATTATGCTGGCATCATTCTTTGGGTGCTGGAGAGTGCAGAAGTTGCAGCTGTTGCTCTATCAGCTGGTTCTGCAACGGCTGCCGGAGTTGGTGCGGGTGCAGTTGGCGCTCTTGGAGCATTAGCATTGGGTGCAACGGGTCCTGCCGCAATAGCTGGACTCACTGTTGCTGCAGTTGGTGCTGCTGTGGCTGGTGGTGCGGCTGCAGAAAAGGGGGTGGGAAAAGATGCTACCACAGCTGCCAGTCATTTGGGTGATGATTTTTACAAAGTTATCCTTCAAGAAGAACCTTTTAAGTCCACCAAG GTGAAGTCAATACTTAAATCCTTCCGTTGGGCTCCTTTTCTTCCGGCTTCAACTGATAGTTCTATGTTGAGTGTGTTGTTGCTGCTCTCAAAATACAGGCTGAGGAATGTTCCAGTGATTGAATCAGGAAAGCCTTTTATAACAAATTTCATTACTCAATCTGCTGTTATTCAGGGGCTTGAAGGATGCAAGGGTAGGGATTGGTTCGATTGCATTGCTGCATATCCAATCTCTGATATGGGACTCCCTTTCATGTCTTCTAATCAG GTTATCAGCATCCAGAGTGATGAAATGATTCTGGAAGCTTTCAAGCGAATGAGAGATAACCAAATTGGAGGCCTTCCGGTTATAGAGGGGCCTAAGAAGAAGATTGTTGGGAACGTAAGCATAAGAGACATCAGACACCTGTTGCTGAAGCCTGATCTTTTCTCCAATTTCAG GCAGCTAACTGTTACAGATTTCATGAACACTGTGGCCTCCACCCAAGAAACTGGAAAAGTTGTTCCACCCATAACATGCAAGCTTGATTCAACTCTTGGCAGTGTGATCCACAGCCTTGCTTCCAATTCAGTCCATAGAATTTATGTCACAGGCGATGACAATGAAGTTGCTGGAGTGATTACTCTCAGAGATGTGATTTCTTGCTTCATTTTTGAACCACCTAACCATTTTGATAACTATTTTGGCTTTGCAGTGAAAGAAATGTTGAACCAGTGA
- the LOC131144220 gene encoding SNF1-related protein kinase regulatory subunit gamma-1-like isoform X1, with product MAQAQKANESPRTPSCDAYFETVQSRKKVPFSIQESLTGAFARIPVSSFPEVPGGKVIEISADSSVADAVKVLSECNIMSAPVKNPDKENSYDWRERYLGIIDYAGIILWVLESAEVAAVALSAGSATAAGVGAGAVGALGALALGATGPAAIAGLTVAAVGAAVAGGAAAEKGVGKDATTAASHLGDDFYKVILQEEPFKSTKVKSILKSFRWAPFLPASTDSSMLSVLLLLSKYRLRNVPVIESGKPFITNFITQSAVIQGLEGCKGRDWFDCIAAYPISDMGLPFMSSNQVISIQSDEMILEAFKRMRDNQIGGLPVIEGPKKKIVGNVSIRDIRHLLLKPDLFSNFRQLTVTDFMNTVASTQETGKVVPPITCKLDSTLGSVIHSLASNSVHRIYVTGDDNEVAGVITLRDVISCFIFEPPNHFDNYFGFAVKEMLNQ from the exons ATGGCACAAGCACAGAAGGCCAATGAAAGTCCAAGAACTCCCAGCTGTGATGCTTATTTCGAGACCGTTCAATCCAGAAAGAAAGTGCCATTTTCAATACAAGAGAGTTTAACAGGTGCATTTGCAAGGATTCCAGTTTCATCCTTCCCAGAAGTTCCTGGTGGCAAAG TGATCGAAATTTCAGCAGACTCATCTGTCGCTGATGCAGTCAAAGTCCTATCCGAATGCAACATCATGTCTGCTCCAGTGAAAAACCCAGATAAAGAAAATAGTTATGATTGGAGGGAAAGGTACCTGGGAATCATAGATTATGCTGGCATCATTCTTTGGGTGCTGGAGAGTGCAGAAGTTGCAGCTGTTGCTCTATCAGCTGGTTCTGCAACGGCTGCCGGAGTTGGTGCGGGTGCAGTTGGCGCTCTTGGAGCATTAGCATTGGGTGCAACGGGTCCTGCCGCAATAGCTGGACTCACTGTTGCTGCAGTTGGTGCTGCTGTGGCTGGTGGTGCGGCTGCAGAAAAGGGGGTGGGAAAAGATGCTACCACAGCTGCCAGTCATTTGGGTGATGATTTTTACAAAGTTATCCTTCAAGAAGAACCTTTTAAGTCCACCAAG GTGAAGTCAATACTTAAATCCTTCCGTTGGGCTCCTTTTCTTCCGGCTTCAACTGATAGTTCTATGTTGAGTGTGTTGTTGCTGCTCTCAAAATACAGGCTGAGGAATGTTCCAGTGATTGAATCAGGAAAGCCTTTTATAACAAATTTCATTACTCAATCTGCTGTTATTCAGGGGCTTGAAGGATGCAAGGGTAGGGATTGGTTCGATTGCATTGCTGCATATCCAATCTCTGATATGGGACTCCCTTTCATGTCTTCTAATCAG GTTATCAGCATCCAGAGTGATGAAATGATTCTGGAAGCTTTCAAGCGAATGAGAGATAACCAAATTGGAGGCCTTCCGGTTATAGAGGGGCCTAAGAAGAAGATTGTTGGGAACGTAAGCATAAGAGACATCAGACACCTGTTGCTGAAGCCTGATCTTTTCTCCAATTTCAG GCAGCTAACTGTTACAGATTTCATGAACACTGTGGCCTCCACCCAAGAAACTGGAAAAGTTGTTCCACCCATAACATGCAAGCTTGATTCAACTCTTGGCAGTGTGATCCACAGCCTTGCTTCCAATTCAGTCCATAGAATTTATGTCACAGGCGATGACAATGAAGTTGCTGGAGTGATTACTCTCAGAGATGTGATTTCTTGCTTCATTTTTGAACCACCTAACCATTTTGATAACTATTTTGGCTTTGCAGTGAAAGAAATGTTGAACCAGTGA
- the LOC131144220 gene encoding SNF1-related protein kinase regulatory subunit gamma-1-like isoform X3 — MAQAQKANESPRTPSCDAYFETVQSRKKVPFSIQESLTGAFARIPVSSFPEVPGGKVKVLSECNIMSAPVKNPDKENSYDWRERYLGIIDYAGIILWVLESAEVAAVALSAGSATAAGVGAGAVGALGALALGATGPAAIAGLTVAAVGAAVAGGAAAEKGVGKDATTAASHLGDDFYKVILQEEPFKSTKVKSILKSFRWAPFLPASTDSSMLSVLLLLSKYRLRNVPVIESGKPFITNFITQSAVIQGLEGCKGRDWFDCIAAYPISDMGLPFMSSNQVISIQSDEMILEAFKRMRDNQIGGLPVIEGPKKKIVGNVSIRDIRHLLLKPDLFSNFRQLTVTDFMNTVASTQETGKVVPPITCKLDSTLGSVIHSLASNSVHRIYVTGDDNEVAGVITLRDVISCFIFEPPNHFDNYFGFAVKEMLNQ, encoded by the exons ATGGCACAAGCACAGAAGGCCAATGAAAGTCCAAGAACTCCCAGCTGTGATGCTTATTTCGAGACCGTTCAATCCAGAAAGAAAGTGCCATTTTCAATACAAGAGAGTTTAACAGGTGCATTTGCAAGGATTCCAGTTTCATCCTTCCCAGAAGTTCCTGGTGGCAAAG TCAAAGTCCTATCCGAATGCAACATCATGTCTGCTCCAGTGAAAAACCCAGATAAAGAAAATAGTTATGATTGGAGGGAAAGGTACCTGGGAATCATAGATTATGCTGGCATCATTCTTTGGGTGCTGGAGAGTGCAGAAGTTGCAGCTGTTGCTCTATCAGCTGGTTCTGCAACGGCTGCCGGAGTTGGTGCGGGTGCAGTTGGCGCTCTTGGAGCATTAGCATTGGGTGCAACGGGTCCTGCCGCAATAGCTGGACTCACTGTTGCTGCAGTTGGTGCTGCTGTGGCTGGTGGTGCGGCTGCAGAAAAGGGGGTGGGAAAAGATGCTACCACAGCTGCCAGTCATTTGGGTGATGATTTTTACAAAGTTATCCTTCAAGAAGAACCTTTTAAGTCCACCAAG GTGAAGTCAATACTTAAATCCTTCCGTTGGGCTCCTTTTCTTCCGGCTTCAACTGATAGTTCTATGTTGAGTGTGTTGTTGCTGCTCTCAAAATACAGGCTGAGGAATGTTCCAGTGATTGAATCAGGAAAGCCTTTTATAACAAATTTCATTACTCAATCTGCTGTTATTCAGGGGCTTGAAGGATGCAAGGGTAGGGATTGGTTCGATTGCATTGCTGCATATCCAATCTCTGATATGGGACTCCCTTTCATGTCTTCTAATCAG GTTATCAGCATCCAGAGTGATGAAATGATTCTGGAAGCTTTCAAGCGAATGAGAGATAACCAAATTGGAGGCCTTCCGGTTATAGAGGGGCCTAAGAAGAAGATTGTTGGGAACGTAAGCATAAGAGACATCAGACACCTGTTGCTGAAGCCTGATCTTTTCTCCAATTTCAG GCAGCTAACTGTTACAGATTTCATGAACACTGTGGCCTCCACCCAAGAAACTGGAAAAGTTGTTCCACCCATAACATGCAAGCTTGATTCAACTCTTGGCAGTGTGATCCACAGCCTTGCTTCCAATTCAGTCCATAGAATTTATGTCACAGGCGATGACAATGAAGTTGCTGGAGTGATTACTCTCAGAGATGTGATTTCTTGCTTCATTTTTGAACCACCTAACCATTTTGATAACTATTTTGGCTTTGCAGTGAAAGAAATGTTGAACCAGTGA
- the LOC131144219 gene encoding pentatricopeptide repeat-containing protein At2g02750 yields MLAILSLRASDIAKLVADRLYREALFLYSHLHSASFRPHYFTFPSLLKACAKLQAASQGKMLHAHLIKTGFHLHVYTATALTDMYMKLRLLDDAMKIFDEMPDRNLASINASISGFAQNGRWRYALWAFQQAGTGTFRPNSVSIAGVLPACEMVEHGVQIHCWAIKLGVEEDVYVATSIVTMYSNCGFLISAMKLFERIPRKNVVSYNALISGLLHNGVPRVVLDVFKDMRRSSSEEPTSVTLISVLSACSNLLYIRFGQQVHGIIVKINMGFDAMVGTALVDMYSKCGSWQWAYQVFKELNGCRNLITWNCMIAGMMLNSQSENAASLFEQLESEGLKPDSATWNSMISGFSQLGKGAEAFAFFKMMQSTGIVPSLKCITSLLPACSDMSNMRFGKMIHGHAIRTNISNDEFMTTSLIDMYMKRGHSVWAHRIFNQFEVRSNDPAVWNSMISGYGRNGEYESAFEIFYQMQQEGIVPNSATFSCILSVCSQSGNAEKGGEMFRMMIRDYRFCPTLAHFGCMVDLLSRSGQLHEARELIEEIPEPSSSAFAALLSGCQCHLDSELAEEMTTKLLVLEPENPTPFVILANIYARQGRWGDAEKVRRMMNDIGLKKILGWSIGVT; encoded by the coding sequence ATGCTGGCCATTTTGAGCTTGAGAGCATCCGATATAGCAAAGCTGGTTGCCGATCGACTTTACAGAGAAGCTCTCTTCTTGTACTCCCACCTCCACTCTGCCTCCTTCCGACCTCACTATTTCACATTTCCTTCTCTTCTCAAAGCATGTGCGAAGCTTCAAGCAGCTTCTCAAGGCAAAATGCTGCATGCCCATCTCATAAAAACTGGTTTTCATTTGCATGTTTACACCGCCACAGCTCTGACTGATATGTACATGAAGCTTCGGCTATTGGATGATGCTATGAAGATATTCGATGAAATGCCCGACCGAAACTTGGCCTCTATCAATGCGTCTATTTCTGGGTTTGCCCAAAATGGTCGATGGAGGTACGCCTTGTGGGCGTTCCAACAAGCGGGGACTGGCACCTTTAGACCGAATTCTGTATCTATTGCTGGCGTATTGCCTGCCTGTGAAATGGTTGAACATGGTGTGCAAATACATTGCTGGGCAATCAAGCTAGGGGTTGAGGAAGATGTGTATGTCGCAACATCGATTGTAACCATGTATTCGAATTGTGGGTTTTTGATTTCTGCTATGAAGTTGTTTGAACGGATTCCCCGTAAGAATGTGGTGAGTTACAACGCTTTAATTTCGGGGCTTTTGCATAATGGGGTGCCTCGTGTGGTGTTGGACGTGTTCAAGGACATGAGAAGATCTTCCAGTGAAGAACCCACGTCGGTGACTTTGATTTCTGTTCTTTCCGCTTGTTCAAATCTTTTGTATATTCGGTTTGGCCAGCAGGTTCATGGGATCATTGTGAAAATTAACATGGGTTTTGATGCAATGGTGGGAACTGCACTTGTAGACATGTATTCGAAGTGTGGTTCTTGGCAATGGGCTTACCAAGTATTCAAAGAACTGAATGGATGCAGAAATTTAATAACATGGAATTGCATGATTGCCGGAATGATGTTGAATAGCCAGAGCGAGAATGCTGCAAGTCTTTTTGAACAGTTAGAATCTGAAGGATTGAAACCTGATTCGGCAACTTGGAATTCAATGATAAGTGGGTTTTCACAGCTAGGGAAGGGAGCTGAAGCTTTTGCATTCTTCAAGATGATGCAATCAACTGGCATTGTCCCAAGTTTGAAGTGCATCACAAGTCTTTTACCAGCTTGCTCAGATATGTCTaatatgaggtttgggaaaatgATTCATGGGCATGCTATTAGAACCAATATCAGCAATGATGAATTTATGACTACATCTCTCATTGACATGTACATGAAACGTGGACACTCAGTGTGGGCACATAGGATTTTCAATCAATTCGAGGTAAGATCAAATGACCCAGCAGTCTGGAATTCAATGATATCTGGATATGGAAGGAACGGAGAGTATGAATCTGCATTTGAAATTTTCTACCAGATGCAGCAAGAGGGGATAGTACCCAATTCTGCAACTTTTAGTTGTATTCTATCTGTATGCAGTCAGTCAGGTAATGCTGAGAAAGGAGGTGAAATGTTTAGGATGATGATCAGAGATTATCGTTTCTGTCCCACTCTTGCGCATTTTGGTTGCATGGTTGACCTTTTGAGTCGATCTGGCCAGCTGCATGAAGCTCGAGAACTTATAGAAGAAATTCCAGAGCCTTCATCTTCTGCCTTTGCTGCTTTGCTTAGTGGTTGTCAATGTCATTTAGATTCTGAGCTGGCAGAAGAAATGACTACGAAGCTACTGGTGTTGGAGCCCGAGAACCCAACCCCTTTTGTTATTTTGGCCAACATATATGCTAGGCAAGGAAGGTGGGGAGATGCTGAGAAGGTTAGACGGATGATGAATGACATTGGATTGAAAAAAATCCTTGGTTGGAGTATTGGAGTGACATAA